The Panicum virgatum strain AP13 chromosome 5K, P.virgatum_v5, whole genome shotgun sequence genome has a window encoding:
- the LOC120710721 gene encoding transcription factor MYB4-like produces the protein MGRSPCCDTTKVKRGPWSQEEDAILRSFVQRFGNAGNWIALPHKAGLKRCGKSCRLRWLNYLRPELRHGGFTDQEDDLILSLYGDIGSKWSVIASRLPGRTDNDVKNYWNTKLKKRYLVASTREGSRPPSSPLPPPPPASDNDGATAADSQPQDDDQRPAPTPPALANLDDDASDTGAAAVDDDALLLLLKSEQLYAELVGLIEQQSPWLTTTTTGPLPPSSSSAATPSSSSGTSPTSTGSSSGSCAAVWPTGMDVHDTTLLSESSSSSSSLFDACYGFVSDDAGFGAALLPASSYSFQDLLAASYDEFTSRVVLGSG, from the exons ATGGGGCGGTCGCCGTGCTGCGACACGACGAAGGTGAAGCGGGGGCCGTGGTCGCAAGAGGAGGACGCCATCCTCCGGAGCTTCGTCCAGAGGTTCGGCAATGCCGGCAACTGGATCGCCCTGCCCCACAAAGCAG GGCTGAAGCGATGCGGTAAGAGCTGCCGCCTGCGGTGGCTCAACTACCTCCGCCCGGAGCTCCGGCACGGCGGCTTCACCGACCAGGAAGACGACCTCATCCTCTCCCTCTACGGCGATATCGGGAGCAA GTGGTCGGTGATCGCGTCCAGGCTCCCCGGACGCACGGACAACGACGTCAAAAACTACTGgaacaccaagctcaagaagAGGTACCTGGTGGCGTCCACAAGAGAAGGAAGCAggccgccatcgtcgccgctgccgccaccgccgcctgccaGCGACAAcgacggcgccaccgccgcggacAGCCAGCCCCAAGACGACGATCAACGCCCTGCGCCGACCCCTCCAGCCCTCGCCAACCTCGACGACGACGCATCAgacactggcgccgccgccgtcgatgacgacgcgctcctcctcctcctcaagtCGGAGCAGCTGTACGCGGAGCTCGTGGGCCTCATCGAGCAGCAGTCGCCGTGGCTGACCACAACAACTACTGGACCGCTgccaccgtcgtcgtcgtcagcagcgacgccgtcgtcctcgtcggGAACAAGTCCGACGTCGACGGGTAGCAGTTCAGGGAGCTGCGCCGCCGTGTGGCCCACCGGCATGGACGTGCATGACACAACGCTGTTGTCCgagtccagcagcagcagcagcagcctgttCGACGCTTGCTACGGTTTTGTTAGCGATGACGCTGGGTTCGGAGCGGCCCTGCTGCCCGCGTCGTCGTACTCCTTCCAAGACCTCCTGGCCGCGTCTTACGACGAGTTTACCAGTAGGGTTGTGCTAGGCAGTGGTTAG
- the LOC120710722 gene encoding uncharacterized protein LOC120710722 yields the protein MRREGRQHGWVFAVDRGLVDDPEGKKRRTRAGQVVEGTANGGGFVRAPRKPTNHSKPGVGRAYRGLVGKGEAGSGSRGRRRFEHDEVKMYHLEVQGAEDAAGDAYDLLDA from the coding sequence ATGCGTCGCGAGGGCCGCCAGCACGGGTGGGTGTTCGCCGTCGACCGCGGCCTGGTCGATGACCCCGAGGGCAAGAAGCGCCGCACGCGCGCGGGGCAGGTCGTCGAGGGCACGGCGAACGGCGGCGGGTTCGTCAGGGCGCCGCGCAAGCCCACCAACCACTCCAAGCCCGGCGTCGGCCGCGCGTACAGGGGCCTGGTCGGCAAGGGGGAGGCCGGGTCCGGCAGCAGGGGCAGGCGCAGGTTCGAGCACGACGAGGTCAAGATGTACCACCTCGAGGTCCAGGGCGCCGAGGACGCCGCCGGCGATGCGTACGACCTGCTGGACGCGTGA
- the LOC120707873 gene encoding SNAP25 homologous protein SNAP33-like, which translates to MSGKRSFFASKKKATNPFDSDSDDGDKKQQRPARASSVPPPAQQRVALFGAGAGGQERGGLFSSSEAPRNSHYRNDFRDAGGLESQSVQELEGYAAYKAEETTSRVQGCVRIAEEMRDTASKTLVTVHQQGQQIHRTHMMAVDIDQDLSRSEKLLGDLGGLFSKKWKPKKNGTIKGPMLSRDDSFIRRGGHLEQRQKLGLVDHPPRLDARKFHSEPTSALEKVEMEKAKQDDALSDLSDILTELKGMAIDMGSEIERQTKSMGDAEKDYDELNFRVKGANTRARHLLGR; encoded by the exons ATGAGCGGGAAGCGATCCTTCTTCGCATCCAAGAAGAAGGCCACCAATCCTTTCGATTCCGACTCCGACGACGGCGACAAGAAGCagcagcggccggcgcgggcctcCTCCGTGCCGCCCCCGGCCCAACAGCGGGTCGCCCtcttcggcgccggcgccggcggccaagaAAGGGGCGGGCTCTTCTCCTCCTCGGAGGCGCCGAGGAACAGCCACTACCGAAACGACTTCCGCGACGCTGGCGGCCTGGAGAGCCAGTCAGTTCAGGAGCTGGAGGGCTACGCGGCGTACAAGGCCGAGGAGACCACAAGCCGGGTTCAGGGATGCGTCAGAATAGCCGAGGAGATGAGGGATACCGCGTCCAAGACCCTCGTCACCGTCCACCAACAGGGGCAGCAGATCCACCGCACGCACATGATGGCCGTCGACATCGACCAGGACCTCTCCAGG AGTGAGAAGCTCTTGGGTGATCTTGGGGGCCTATTTTCCAAGAAGTGGAAGCCAAAGAAAAACGGCACAATCAAGGGTCCTATGCTATCTAGAG atgactccTTCATAAGAAGGGGCGGTCATTTGGAGCAAAGGCAGAAATTAGGGCTGGTCGATCATCCTCCTCGATTGGATGCGCGCAAATTTCATTCTGAACCGACATCGGCACTTGAGAAAGTTGAG ATGGAGAAAGCAAAGCAGGATGATGCTCTGTCTGATCTAAGCGACATACTGACCGAGCTGAAAGGGATGGCCATTGACATGGGCTCTGAGATTGAGAG GCAAACAAAGTCAATGGGAGATGCAGAAAAGGATTATGACGAGCTGAACTTCAGGGTTAAGGGAGCAAACACTCGAGCTCGCCATCTGCTTGGCAGATAA
- the LOC120707880 gene encoding uncharacterized protein LOC120707880: protein MPPHTPILPQQPSETSTMRRKGRQHGWVFAVDRSQVDPEGNVRTRAVQVDGAAAANGGFVRAPRKPTNHSKPAVGRAYKALIGKGEAGSGRARRKFKHDEVKMYYLEDEVRGAEDAFDDAMIELCYY, encoded by the coding sequence ATGCCGCCGCACACACCAATCCTCCCGCAGCAACCAAGCGAAACGAGCACGATGCGTCGCAAGGGCCGCCAGCACGGGTGGGTGTTCGCCGTCGACCGCAGCCAGGTCGACCCGGAGGGCAATGTCCGCACGCGCGCGGTGCAggtcgacggcgcggcggcggccaacggCGGCTTCGTCAGGGCGCCGCGCAAGCCCACCAACCACTCCAAGCCCGCCGTGGGGCGCGCGTACAAGGCCCTGATCGGCAAGGGGGAGGCCGGGTCCGGCAGGGCCAGGCGCAAGTTCAAGCACGACGAGGTCAAGATGTACTACCTCGAGGACGAGGTCCGGGGCGCCGAGGACGCCTTCGACGACGCGATGATCGAGTTGTGCTACTACTGA